In the genome of Rhinopithecus roxellana isolate Shanxi Qingling chromosome 14, ASM756505v1, whole genome shotgun sequence, the window GCTGCCCGGCATCGTGCCCGCCGCCCAGAAGGCCACCGCTGCGGTGATTTTCCTGCGTGGATTGGGAGATACTAGGCCTGTTAGGCCTGTTACATTAAATATGAACATGGCTATGCCTTCATGGTTTGATATTATTGGGCTTTCACCAGATTCACAGGGGGATGAATCTGGGATTAAACAggcagcagaaaaaataaaagctttgatTGATCAAGAAGTGAAGAATGGCACTCCTTCTAACGGAATTATTTTGGGAGGGTTTTCTCAGGGAGGAACTTTATATACTGCCCTTACCACGTAGCAGATACTGGCAGGTGTCACTGCACTCAGTTGCTGGCTTCCACTTCGGGCTTCCTTTCCACAGGGTCCTATCGGTGATGCTAATAGAGATATTTCTATTCTTCAGTGCCACGGGGATTGTGACCCTTTAGTTCCCCTGATGTTTGGTTCTCTTCTGGttgaaaaacttaaaacattGGTGAATCCAGCCAATGTGACCTTTAAAACCTATGAAGGTATGATCCACAGTTCGTGTCAACAGGAAATGATGGATGTCAAACTATTAATTGATAAACTCCTACCTCTCCAATTGATTGACGTCACTAAGAGGCCTTGTGTAGAAGTACACCAGCATCATTGTAGTAGAGTATAAACCTTTTCCCATGCCCAGTCTTCAAATTTCTAATGTTTTGCCGTgttaaaatgttttgcaaatacaTGCCAATGACACAGATCAAATAATGTCTCATGAGAAATTTATGATCTTTTAAGTTTCTATACATGTATTCTTATAAGAAGATCCAGGATCTACTATATTAAAATAGATGAAGCAGGTAGTTTCTTTTTTCCCAAATGTAATTCAGCAAAATAATACAGTACTGCCACCAGACTTTTTATTACATCATTTGAAAATTAGCAGTATGCTTAATGAAAATTTGTTCAGGTACAAATGAGCAGTTAAGATATAAACAATTTATGCATGCTGTGACTTAGTGTATGGATTTATTCCAAAATTGCTTAGTCACCATGCAgtgtctgtatttttatgtatgtgttcATATATACATAATGATTGTAATGCATAACAAGAATGAGGTGGTATTACGTTATTCCTAATAATAGGGATAATGCTGTTCATTGTCAAGAAAGAGTAAAATTGTTCTCTTCAATTAATGGCCCTTTTATTTTGGGACCAGGCTTTTATTTTCCctgatattatttctatttaatactcttttctctcaagaaaaaaaaaaaaagtttgttttttcttcattatccTTCATAGCAGACCAAGTATTGCCTCTCTGCCATAGACAGCTACTGTCAATACATGCTATAATTTGACATTCTGGGTCACAGATATAAggtatttaaaatctatttatgcTTTATAGAGAAACCAGACATTAAAACTTCATGCACTACTTATTTCAAATTACTGTACCTTATCCAAATTTACACCTAGCTATTAGGATCTTCAACCCAGATAACAGGAATAATTCTgtggtttcatttttctataaacaACTGAAAGAATAATTAGATCATATTCTAGTATGTTCTGAAATATCTTTAAGACTGATCTTAAAAGCTAACTTCTAAGATGATGATTTCATCTCCTCATAGCATAGAGTTTACTTTGTACACATGTTTGAAACCAACTACTACAGAAGATGAGGAATCTATTgtaattttttgctttattttcatctGCCAGTGGACTTATTTGAAATTTTCACTttagtcaaattatttttgtattagttTTTCATGCAAACATAAAAATAGCAATCATTTTAAATTGTCAAAATTTCCAGATTCATggtaaaaattatttggaaacaaaCTTGTGGGTAACAAAGGCCAGTCAGAACCCCATATATAAAGTGTAGTTACCATACAGATTAATATGTAGCAAAAATGTATGCCTGATATTTCTGAACTGTGTTAATTTTTCTGCTGTATTCCAGCTGACCAAAACAATATTAAGAATGCATCTTTATAAATGGGTGCTAATCGATAATGGAAATAATTTAGTAATGGACTATATAGGATGTTAATAATGAAGTCATATGTGTATgtctggattttaaaattttaaacaatcatttactatgtaatttttctttaccttgaAGAACATAAACTGTTATTTCCTTTCTACAAATCTGCAAGATATTATTTATGGCAAGAAATATTCCATTGAAATGTTGTGCTGCAACATCAGAAAACGTAAATGTTTTTCATGGTTTCTatcaatgtgaaataaaatttaattctgaaaaagaaacagattagCAAGAGAAATGGACAATACTGTCATCTCTCTAACCACAGGCCAgagccctcctctgcctccacaGAGAATCAAGAACAagtgatatgttttggctgtgtccccacccaaatcttatcttgaattcccacatgctatgggagggacccactggaaggtaattgaatcataggggcaggtctttcccatgctgttctcatgatagtaaataagtctcatgagatctgatgattttataagggggggtttccctgcacaagctctctctttgcctgctgctatccatgtaaaacatgacttgctcctccttgccttctgccatgattgtgaggcttcctcagccatgtggaactgtaagtccattaaacactttttctgtataaattaacTAGTCTCAGGTAagtctttatcagcagggtgAAAACAGACTCACACAGCAAGGGAGGATTGAAAAAGAACAATAGCCTGGTGCTCACGGGACTGGGGCCCATGAAACAAGCTGTCCTCTCTCCAGCAGTTTGGTATGAAGGGAgaagttgagaaagaaaaaagtctgcCTCTTAAAAAGGTACCCCATGAAGATTATCTTACTGGCAAATTATTTTAAGCTTTCAAATAACACAGGACCAGTGCACCAAATGAAATCTTTTGaagaatagcaaaaaaaaataaactaatgaaataaatggaaatgtttaCAATTCATTTTAGAACCAAGCATAATTATTTCTCTAGCATTCTCTTTTATAAATACGTATAGCAAATTCTTCTATTAAAAACTAGGGAAGGAAGATCAGTGctctataaaggaaaaaatacaccATGGCCAAGTAAAgattattccaggaatgcaatgTAAGACATCTATGAATATAAATCTTGTCAATTGGAAAAAGgataaaaactatatgatcatctcagtagatgccaAAAGGCTTTTGATAATATTCCAGATGCACTATTCattgtatatgtgtacacacacacacacacacacacatacacacacactccaagaTTGGGGTTGCTTACATGCAGGGAAGATCACCTGTTATTACCCGGTTCCACTGCTACTTGAAATGTGATGGTCAGGTCTGCTCATatctaagaagaagaagaacagagCCAGAAAGCCATGCAAGAGAGGTGAGGTGGGTCATGCAGCAAGAAAACACCCTCCTAGGTCAAGAACCATGTTGCCAGAGCTCACCCAGAGGGAAGCTTGCTGGAAAGAGCTggtgaaaaaaaaagatggggttgTCAGATTAAATACAGGACACCAGTCAGATCTGAATCTCAGGtaaatgacaaataatttttttgacaAGTATGTCCCAagtattgcatgggacatacactaaaaaaattattggccaggcacagtggcttacgcctgtaatcccaacactttgggaaaccgaggtgggtggatcacgaggtcggaagttgaagaccagcctggccaagatggtgaaaccccatctctactaaaaatacaaaaattagcaaggtacggtggtgtgcacctataatcccacctactcgggaggccgaggcaggagaatcacttgaacctgagtggcagaggttgcagtgagctgagatcgcgccactgcactccaacctgggtgacatagtgagactctgaaaaaaaagtattaattatttatctgaaattgaaATGTAACTAGGTatcctgtattttatttactaaatcttGCAAATCTACAAAAACACCAAGCCAGAGATGTGGCTCCCATGTCAGAGAACATTGCAGCAGGTTGGCCCCAAGAACTTGCAAATACCCAGCAAGGCAAAAGAGCCATTTGTTCACCTGCTGCATGGATATCAGTGATCAGATATCCACGCGATCAGAGCTACAACCAAGCAAAAGAATAGATTGTGGTCGGATGTCCGGTTAAAAAAGCAACATCTGCACCTTGCTGTCCCTTCCCCCCATACCCCACAGAGCATAGAGGTTAAACTTTGGCAAGGGAGGAGAAGACAGACATGCTGCCCCGTGGGCATTCCAGGAGGAAGGAGTTGGGGCAGAAGAGTAGAACATCAGACCAAGCCCCTCCTCATTTCAAGACCCTCAGGTTACAGCAAGGGGAGGTTGGCAGGGAGGATGCAGAGAACTTTAATAGGGTAAGAGGAGGCTGGAGACACAAACTGTAGATTTCAATAACCAACTGACCAGGAAGTTGAGGAATCTGCCCAGGATGCTATTAAGATTATATGCCACCATTCAGCTTGtgagtg includes:
- the LOC115893163 gene encoding acyl-protein thioesterase 1-like, which codes for MCGNNTSTPLPGIVPAAQKATAAVIFLRGLGDTRPVRPVTLNMNMAMPSWFDIIGLSPDSQGDESGIKQAAEKIKALIDQEVKNGTPSNGIILGGFSQGPIGDANRDISILQCHGDCDPLVPLMFGSLLVEKLKTLVNPANVTFKTYEGMIHSSCQQEMMDVKLLIDKLLPLQLIDVTKRPCVEVHQHHCSRV